A stretch of the Sinorhizobium alkalisoli genome encodes the following:
- a CDS encoding ABC transporter ATP-binding protein gives MTKETMPPVLELAAVTKTYQVKQGIFARPKPLHALGGVSLRINKKDVLGLVGESGCGKSTLAKILLGLEAPTSGQVLVDGREIGARERRLLARRIQPIFQDPYSSLNPRKSIEDIIALPLVVHGVGDSASRAEAVTKMLDLVGLPARLRRGYPNQLSGGQRQRVAIARALIMKPEIVICDEPTSALDVSVQSQILNLLGDLREELGLTYLFISHNLAVVEHLATRVAVMYLGQIVEEAPAAELFAGPRHPYTRALLESVLTPDPSLSLPDTHLGASYPNPISPPSGCRFHPRCAELRDICKTAPPPRVGGEGGHVDCHLYGSSAAH, from the coding sequence ATGACGAAGGAAACCATGCCGCCCGTTCTGGAACTTGCCGCCGTCACCAAGACCTATCAGGTCAAGCAGGGCATCTTCGCCAGGCCGAAGCCGCTTCATGCGCTGGGCGGCGTCTCGCTCCGCATCAATAAAAAGGATGTGCTGGGCCTTGTCGGCGAATCCGGCTGCGGCAAGTCGACGCTCGCGAAAATCCTGCTCGGTCTCGAAGCGCCCACATCCGGCCAAGTGCTGGTGGATGGCAGGGAGATCGGCGCGCGGGAACGCCGGCTTCTGGCGCGACGTATCCAGCCAATTTTCCAGGACCCCTATTCCTCGCTCAATCCGCGCAAGAGCATCGAGGATATCATCGCGCTGCCGCTGGTGGTGCATGGCGTCGGCGACAGCGCGTCGCGGGCCGAGGCGGTGACGAAGATGCTCGATCTCGTCGGGCTTCCGGCGCGCCTCAGGCGCGGCTATCCGAATCAGCTTTCCGGCGGCCAGCGCCAGCGCGTGGCAATCGCCCGTGCGCTCATCATGAAGCCCGAGATCGTCATCTGCGACGAGCCGACTTCAGCGCTCGATGTGTCGGTCCAGTCGCAGATTCTCAATCTCCTGGGCGATCTGCGCGAGGAGCTGGGTCTCACCTATCTCTTCATCAGCCATAATCTGGCAGTGGTGGAGCATCTGGCGACGCGGGTAGCGGTGATGTATCTCGGCCAGATTGTCGAAGAGGCCCCGGCGGCGGAGCTTTTCGCCGGTCCGCGCCATCCCTACACGCGGGCGCTTCTGGAATCGGTGTTGACCCCCGACCCCTCTCTTTCTCTGCCCGACACGCATCTCGGCGCATCGTATCCGAACCCGATTTCGCCACCCTCGGGCTGCCGCTTCCACCCGCGCTGCGCCGAGCTCCGCGACATCTGCAAGACCGCGCCGCCGCCGCGTGTCGGCGGGGAAGGGGGCCATGTGGACTGTCATCTCTACGGCAGTTCTGCCGCACACTAG
- a CDS encoding M20 family metallopeptidase: MATRDSAIARINDYLASGGYEEELGRMVAFETESQEPAKRPELRRYLLDEMAPKLAGLGFTHRILENPADARVPFLFAERIENPAFETILVYGHGDVIRAQADQWREGLHPFKLVREGDRLYGRGTADNKGQHCINIAALRAIIAERGDLGFNCKIVIEMGEECGSPGLAELFRQNRNLFSADVLIASDGPRLHPDRPTLFMGSRGAVNFDLRVDLREGAHHSGNWGGLLRDPAIVLAHAIASIVDRRGQIKVPEWRPTSLTPAVCEALKDCPVGGYDGPAIDADWGEESLTPSERVFGWNSFAVLAQTSGVPEAPVNAISAKARAHCQLRYVVGTDPDDILPALRRYLDSQGFAEVKIVPADRGFFHATRLDPDHPWVTRVKQSIVVTTGKKPAILPNLAGSLPNETFADILGLPTVWVPHSYPGCSQHAPNEHALISMTGEALAMMAGLFWDIGERAAAV; the protein is encoded by the coding sequence GTGGCCACCCGCGACAGCGCTATCGCGCGCATCAACGACTATCTTGCCTCCGGCGGTTACGAGGAGGAGCTTGGCCGCATGGTGGCCTTCGAAACGGAAAGCCAGGAGCCGGCGAAGCGGCCGGAACTCAGGCGCTATCTGCTTGACGAGATGGCACCCAAACTCGCCGGACTCGGCTTCACCCATCGCATTCTGGAAAACCCCGCCGACGCACGGGTGCCGTTCCTTTTTGCCGAGCGCATCGAGAATCCCGCCTTCGAGACGATCCTCGTCTATGGCCATGGCGATGTGATCCGCGCCCAGGCCGACCAATGGCGCGAGGGCTTGCATCCCTTCAAGCTGGTGCGCGAAGGCGACCGTCTCTATGGACGCGGGACCGCCGACAACAAGGGCCAGCATTGCATCAATATCGCTGCGCTGCGGGCCATAATTGCCGAAAGAGGCGATCTCGGCTTCAACTGCAAGATCGTCATAGAGATGGGCGAGGAATGCGGCTCGCCCGGACTGGCAGAGCTTTTCCGGCAGAACCGCAATCTCTTTTCCGCCGATGTCCTGATTGCTTCCGACGGTCCGAGGCTGCATCCGGATCGTCCGACCCTGTTCATGGGATCGCGCGGCGCCGTCAATTTCGACCTCCGCGTCGATCTGAGGGAAGGCGCGCATCATTCGGGCAATTGGGGCGGGCTTTTGCGCGATCCGGCCATCGTGCTGGCCCATGCGATTGCAAGCATCGTCGATAGGCGCGGCCAGATCAAGGTTCCCGAATGGCGGCCGACGAGCCTGACGCCCGCCGTGTGCGAGGCCCTGAAAGACTGCCCGGTGGGCGGCTACGACGGTCCCGCCATCGACGCCGACTGGGGCGAGGAGAGCCTGACGCCTTCCGAGCGTGTCTTCGGGTGGAACAGTTTTGCCGTGCTGGCGCAGACGAGCGGCGTGCCGGAAGCGCCTGTTAATGCTATTTCCGCCAAGGCCCGCGCCCATTGCCAGCTGCGCTATGTGGTGGGCACCGACCCGGACGACATTCTGCCAGCATTGCGCCGGTATCTCGACAGCCAGGGCTTTGCGGAGGTGAAGATTGTTCCGGCCGATCGCGGCTTCTTCCATGCCACCCGGCTCGACCCCGACCATCCGTGGGTGACGCGGGTGAAGCAGTCAATTGTCGTAACCACGGGCAAGAAACCCGCCATCCTGCCCAATCTCGCGGGCTCGCTACCCAACGAGACCTTCGCCGATATCCTCGGGCTTCCGACCGTCTGGGTGCCGCACTCCTATCCCGGCTGCTCCCAGCACGCGCCGAACGAGCACGCGCTCATTTCGATGACAGGGGAGGCGCTGGCGATGATGGCAGGGCTTTTCTGGGATATTGGAGAAAGAGCCGCGGCCGTGTAG
- a CDS encoding gamma-glutamyltransferase, giving the protein MSNFSRTQTVRKHVAATKNGVVAAQHRMAAVAGAAVLEAGGDAIDAAVATSFAIGVVEPWMSGPAGGGAMVVWRERERQARTIQFGMRSPSTLDPADYPLSGNGKSPDLFPWAAVVDDRNVQGATAIAVPGTVAGMELAHRTYGTLPWRDLLMPAVGLARKGMLVDWYASLLIASTARELAKDADAAALFLDEGQWPKVAGWTSLATTRLDQSLMVETLSRLAEAGPRDFYEGEIATALVADIRAKGGCISREDLAAYRARLTSTIDVPYRGGVVHAAEGMTAGANLAECLAMMENAFTPGGRPDGTSFAEMVRALGRTYERRLREMGDAEVSHAPSCTTHFSVVDRHGNMCAVTQTLLSIFGSRVVSPSTGLLMNNGIMWFDPEPGKPNSLAPDKACLMNVCPTIGEKDGRRFAIGASGGRKILPAVLNLTSFLMDFGMSLEDAFHHPRVDNSGGGTIVADETLPRPIIEALEGVLPVVTARRTVFPYAFACPAGVMRENGINMGCTEIMSPWGDAVHEKEGA; this is encoded by the coding sequence ATGAGCAACTTTTCGCGGACGCAGACCGTACGCAAACATGTGGCTGCCACAAAGAACGGTGTCGTTGCGGCGCAGCACCGAATGGCGGCTGTGGCCGGCGCCGCCGTGCTCGAGGCCGGCGGAGACGCCATCGACGCGGCCGTTGCCACGTCCTTCGCCATCGGCGTGGTCGAACCCTGGATGAGTGGTCCGGCGGGCGGTGGAGCCATGGTCGTGTGGCGCGAAAGAGAGAGGCAGGCCCGCACCATCCAGTTCGGCATGCGCTCGCCCTCGACCCTCGACCCAGCGGACTATCCGCTATCCGGCAATGGCAAATCCCCCGACCTCTTCCCATGGGCCGCTGTGGTGGACGATCGCAATGTGCAAGGCGCCACCGCCATCGCCGTGCCCGGAACGGTGGCGGGCATGGAGCTTGCGCACCGGACCTACGGCACGCTCCCCTGGCGCGACCTGCTCATGCCGGCTGTGGGCCTTGCGCGGAAAGGCATGCTGGTCGACTGGTACGCCTCGCTGCTGATCGCTTCGACCGCTCGGGAACTGGCGAAGGACGCGGATGCGGCGGCGCTGTTCCTCGATGAGGGGCAATGGCCGAAAGTCGCCGGCTGGACGTCGCTTGCCACCACAAGGCTCGACCAGAGCCTAATGGTGGAAACCCTGTCGCGGCTGGCAGAGGCTGGACCGCGCGACTTCTACGAGGGCGAAATCGCCACGGCGCTGGTTGCCGACATTCGGGCCAAGGGCGGTTGCATTTCCCGCGAAGACCTGGCCGCCTACCGCGCGAGGCTCACATCCACCATCGATGTGCCTTATCGCGGCGGCGTGGTCCATGCCGCCGAGGGGATGACCGCCGGCGCCAATCTGGCCGAATGTCTGGCGATGATGGAGAATGCCTTCACGCCGGGCGGTAGGCCGGACGGCACGAGCTTCGCGGAAATGGTCCGCGCGCTCGGCCGGACCTACGAACGCCGTCTGCGCGAAATGGGCGATGCGGAAGTCTCTCATGCCCCTTCCTGTACGACCCATTTCAGCGTCGTTGACCGCCACGGCAATATGTGCGCCGTAACGCAGACATTGCTGTCCATCTTCGGCTCGCGCGTGGTTTCGCCTTCTACTGGCCTTTTGATGAACAACGGCATCATGTGGTTCGACCCGGAGCCCGGCAAGCCCAATTCGTTGGCGCCGGACAAGGCGTGCCTGATGAATGTCTGCCCGACCATCGGCGAGAAGGACGGGCGGCGCTTCGCCATCGGCGCCTCGGGCGGGCGGAAGATCCTGCCGGCGGTGCTCAACCTCACTTCCTTCCTCATGGACTTCGGCATGTCGCTGGAAGACGCCTTCCACCATCCGCGCGTCGACAACAGCGGCGGCGGAACGATCGTCGCCGACGAAACCCTGCCGCGGCCGATCATCGAAGCGCTGGAAGGCGTCCTGCCGGTGGTGACGGCCAGAAGAACCGTCTTCCCCTATGCCTTCGCCTGTCCGGCCGGCGTCATGCGGGAGAACGGCATCAATATGGGCTGCACGGAAATCATGTCGCCGTGGGGCGACGCCGTACACGAGAAGGAAGGAGCCTGA